A stretch of Helicobacter pylori oki112 DNA encodes these proteins:
- a CDS encoding DUF6394 family protein, which produces MDWGRVVHVLFSLISLTTIAGFLYEPNTVVLFVALALNLISVTLKIGVCKRFASELLASSLATVLHLIPAFVFLQILNNLVTAYMLMIGALISNAFSLIFLLIESVVTSETD; this is translated from the coding sequence ATGGATTGGGGTCGGGTCGTTCATGTGCTGTTCAGCCTTATTTCTTTAACCACCATTGCAGGGTTTTTGTATGAGCCTAACACGGTGGTGTTGTTTGTAGCGTTAGCTTTAAACCTTATTTCTGTTACGCTCAAAATTGGGGTGTGCAAGCGTTTCGCTTCAGAGCTGTTGGCCAGCTCTTTAGCTACCGTGCTGCATCTCATACCGGCGTTTGTGTTTTTACAGATTTTAAATAATTTGGTTACCGCTTACATGCTCATGATTGGGGCGTTGATTAGCAACGCTTTCAGCCTCATCTTTTTGTTGATTGAAAGCGTTGTAACGAGCGAAACAGATTAA
- the leuS gene encoding leucine--tRNA ligase gives MDFINIEKKWQEFWWKNKSFEPKDDFNLPKKYILSMLPYPSGEIHMGHVRNYTIGDALARYYRLHHYNVLHPMGFDSFGMPAENAAIKHGIHPKTWTYENIEAMQKEFEALGFSFSKNREFATSDPDYTKFEQQFFIDLWEKGLIYRKKAMLNWCPNDKTVLANEQVIDGRCWRCDTEVIQKELYQYYLKITNYAEELLKDLETLENHWPSQVLIMQKNWIGKSSGLQFGFKIADECLKACNGIQEIEVFTTRADTIYGVTYIAIAPEHPLVEHAIKQVSQEDSKMIKAILNTTQRERALEKKGAFLGIYAIHPLTKQKIPVWVANFALANYGSGALMGVPACDERDFEFANLYHIPIKVITQSPQNLPHTKEEVLKNSGEWSNLSSSVAREKIIAYFEKENLGKRVINYRLQDWGVSRQRYWGAPIPMIHCKHCGIVPETQLPVTLPEDIVIDGEGNPLEKHASWKFAQCPKCHKDALRETDTMDTFIQSSWYFLRYTTPKNQRENQAFDQNYLKYFMPVDTYIGGIEHAILHLLYARFFTKALRDLGYLHLDEPFKQLITQGMVLKNGAKMSKSKGNVVSPKEILKKYGADAARLFILFAAPPAKELEWNDSALEGAHRFIKRLYDKANAITPTTSKPEFKEVSLNEAQKLGRKKVYEALKKSHEIFNKAESAYAFNTLIASCMEALNALSAQNNEQILCEGYFVLLQILEPIIPHTAWELSERLFKRENFKPIAIDENALMEDFMTLGLTINGKRRAELKVNINASKEEIIILAKKELEKYLEKASVKKEIYVPNKLVNFVIA, from the coding sequence ATGGATTTTATCAATATAGAAAAAAAATGGCAAGAATTTTGGTGGAAAAATAAGAGTTTTGAGCCTAAAGACGATTTTAACCTCCCTAAAAAATACATTTTGAGCATGCTGCCTTATCCTAGTGGGGAAATCCACATGGGGCATGTGCGCAATTACACCATTGGCGATGCGTTGGCGCGTTATTATCGTTTGCACCATTATAATGTGTTGCACCCTATGGGGTTTGATTCTTTTGGGATGCCTGCAGAAAATGCGGCCATTAAGCATGGTATCCACCCTAAAACCTGGACTTATGAAAACATTGAAGCCATGCAAAAAGAGTTTGAAGCTTTAGGGTTTTCTTTTTCTAAAAACAGGGAATTTGCCACTTCAGATCCGGATTACACGAAATTTGAACAGCAATTTTTCATTGATTTGTGGGAAAAGGGGCTAATTTATCGCAAGAAAGCCATGCTCAATTGGTGCCCTAACGACAAAACCGTTTTGGCTAATGAGCAAGTCATTGATGGGAGGTGTTGGCGTTGCGATACAGAAGTGATTCAAAAAGAACTCTATCAATATTATTTGAAGATCACAAACTACGCTGAAGAATTGCTAAAAGACTTAGAAACTTTAGAAAATCATTGGCCTTCTCAAGTCCTAATTATGCAAAAAAACTGGATAGGGAAATCTAGCGGGTTGCAATTTGGTTTTAAAATCGCTGATGAGTGCTTGAAAGCTTGCAATGGCATTCAAGAAATTGAAGTTTTTACCACAAGAGCGGACACTATTTATGGCGTAACTTACATCGCCATCGCCCCAGAACACCCTTTAGTAGAGCATGCCATTAAGCAAGTGAGTCAAGAAGATTCAAAGATGATTAAAGCGATTTTAAACACGACTCAAAGAGAAAGAGCTTTAGAGAAAAAAGGGGCGTTTTTAGGCATTTATGCTATCCACCCTTTAACAAAGCAAAAAATCCCTGTTTGGGTGGCTAATTTCGCCCTAGCTAATTATGGTTCTGGGGCGTTAATGGGCGTGCCAGCCTGCGATGAAAGGGATTTTGAATTCGCTAATCTTTATCATATCCCTATTAAAGTGATCACTCAAAGCCCTCAAAATTTGCCCCACACCAAAGAAGAGGTTTTAAAAAATAGCGGGGAGTGGAGCAATCTTTCTAGCTCAGTGGCCAGAGAAAAAATCATCGCTTATTTTGAAAAAGAAAACCTCGGTAAAAGGGTGATCAACTACCGCTTGCAAGATTGGGGAGTGAGCCGTCAAAGGTATTGGGGAGCGCCCATTCCTATGATTCATTGCAAACATTGCGGGATTGTGCCTGAAACCCAACTGCCGGTAACTTTACCTGAAGACATTGTGATTGATGGGGAGGGCAATCCGTTAGAAAAGCATGCGAGCTGGAAATTCGCTCAATGCCCTAAATGCCACAAAGACGCTTTAAGAGAAACAGACACCATGGACACTTTCATCCAATCCAGTTGGTATTTCTTGCGCTACACCACGCCCAAAAACCAGCGTGAAAATCAAGCGTTTGATCAAAATTACTTGAAGTATTTCATGCCAGTGGATACTTATATTGGCGGCATTGAGCATGCGATTTTGCACTTGTTATACGCGCGCTTTTTCACTAAGGCTTTAAGGGATTTGGGCTATCTTCATTTAGATGAGCCTTTCAAACAGCTTATCACTCAAGGCATGGTTTTAAAAAATGGCGCTAAGATGAGCAAATCTAAAGGCAATGTCGTTAGCCCTAAAGAGATACTTAAAAAATACGGGGCCGATGCGGCGAGGCTTTTTATCCTTTTTGCTGCCCCACCGGCTAAAGAATTAGAATGGAATGACAGCGCTTTAGAGGGCGCACACCGGTTTATCAAGCGCTTATACGATAAAGCGAACGCCATTACCCCTACCACTTCTAAGCCTGAATTTAAAGAAGTCAGCTTGAATGAAGCGCAAAAACTAGGGCGTAAAAAAGTCTATGAAGCGTTAAAAAAATCGCATGAAATTTTCAATAAGGCTGAAAGCGCTTACGCGTTTAACACTTTGATCGCAAGTTGCATGGAGGCTTTAAACGCTTTGAGTGCACAAAATAATGAGCAAATTTTATGCGAGGGTTATTTTGTGTTGTTGCAAATTTTAGAGCCTATTATCCCACACACCGCATGGGAGTTGAGCGAGAGGCTTTTTAAAAGAGAGAATTTTAAGCCTATAGCGATCGATGAAAACGCTTTGATGGAAGACTTTATGACTTTAGGGCTTACCATTAATGGCAAAAGGCGCGCGGAATTGAAAGTCAATATTAACGCCAGTAAGGAAGAAATTATTATTTTGGCTAAAAAAGAATTAGAGAAATATTTAGAAAAGGCGAGCGTTAAAAAAGAAATTTATGTGCCTAATAAGCTTGTTAATTTTGTTATCGCATGA
- the lptE gene encoding LPS assembly lipoprotein LptE codes for MKALLFFILLLWFKGCGYKPIAAYAQNALGDSIYVKLIVNLPNPENSVEFKDLMNRLVVQRFQSRLASEKDADSIIIIEITNVTDTSITQNKEGFTTFYRATVSVSYTYDNKRGTQKTFQNSGYYNYAVNLQDPLNTYQNRYYAINQAVEQTLTKFVAQIAYEGKFNNEK; via the coding sequence ATGAAGGCTTTACTTTTTTTTATTTTGTTGCTTTGGTTCAAGGGTTGTGGGTATAAGCCCATCGCCGCTTACGCTCAAAACGCTTTAGGCGATAGCATATACGTGAAACTCATCGTGAATTTGCCTAACCCTGAAAACTCTGTAGAGTTTAAGGATTTGATGAATCGTTTAGTCGTGCAACGCTTCCAAAGCCGCTTAGCGAGTGAAAAGGATGCGGATTCTATCATTATTATAGAAATCACGAATGTAACCGATACGAGTATCACGCAAAATAAAGAAGGCTTTACGACTTTCTATCGCGCGACTGTGTCTGTAAGCTACACTTACGATAACAAAAGAGGCACACAAAAGACTTTTCAAAATAGCGGGTATTACAATTACGCTGTGAATTTGCAAGACCCCCTTAATACCTACCAGAACCGCTATTACGCGATCAATCAGGCTGTGGAGCAAACTTTGACTAAATTTGTGGCTCAAATCGCTTATGAAGGGAAATTCAATAATGAAAAATAG